One window of the uncultured Paludibaculum sp. genome contains the following:
- a CDS encoding M20 family metallopeptidase encodes MRPQSVITTLQELIRINSVNPAYASGQPEGRIQAWIHDFFTGAGIHAELVEVFPERPNLLATLPGRDRSRRLMLEAHVDTAGVENMASPPFEPIILQGRIYGRGACDTKGGLAAMMHALVELHAEGFVPSCDVVLAATMDEEATYRGAAHLCEHLTAEAAIVAEPTELRLVVASKGCLRWRVAIGGRAAHSSTPHLGINAISRMARLIVVMEEGDASLRTVKHPLVGEPTLNVGLIRGGVQVNIVPEQCQVEIDRRLVPGEEPPVIQRQYEELSETLRARFPDMQITHTTLLEDWPMETSPDSHIVRIAQQALERLSLPPEPVGVPFGSDASKFTRAGIPSIVMGPGSIDQAHTAAEYVAMDQVVRAVNVYKEIIRGF; translated from the coding sequence ATGAGACCACAATCCGTCATTACTACTCTCCAGGAGTTGATCCGCATCAACAGTGTGAATCCGGCCTATGCTTCGGGCCAGCCCGAAGGCCGAATTCAGGCCTGGATTCACGATTTCTTCACCGGCGCCGGTATTCACGCGGAACTGGTGGAGGTCTTCCCTGAGCGTCCTAATCTCCTGGCCACGCTTCCAGGCCGCGACCGTTCACGCCGGCTGATGCTGGAGGCGCATGTGGACACGGCCGGGGTGGAGAACATGGCGTCGCCGCCCTTCGAGCCAATCATCCTGCAGGGCAGGATCTACGGCCGGGGGGCCTGCGATACGAAGGGCGGCCTGGCGGCCATGATGCACGCGCTGGTCGAACTGCACGCGGAAGGATTCGTTCCTTCCTGCGACGTTGTGCTGGCGGCGACGATGGACGAGGAAGCGACTTACCGCGGCGCCGCGCACTTGTGCGAGCACCTGACTGCGGAGGCGGCCATTGTCGCGGAGCCGACGGAATTGCGCCTGGTGGTGGCGAGCAAGGGCTGCCTGCGTTGGCGGGTGGCGATCGGCGGCCGCGCCGCGCATAGCTCCACACCGCACCTGGGTATCAACGCCATCTCTCGCATGGCTCGCCTGATCGTTGTCATGGAAGAGGGGGACGCCTCCTTGAGAACGGTGAAGCATCCTCTGGTCGGCGAGCCGACGCTCAATGTCGGCCTCATTCGCGGCGGGGTGCAGGTCAATATCGTCCCGGAGCAGTGCCAGGTCGAGATCGACCGACGCCTGGTGCCCGGCGAAGAGCCGCCGGTGATCCAGCGCCAGTATGAAGAACTGTCGGAGACCCTGCGCGCGCGGTTTCCTGACATGCAGATCACGCATACGACTCTACTGGAGGATTGGCCCATGGAGACTTCACCTGACAGCCATATCGTGCGTATCGCCCAACAAGCGTTGGAGCGGCTGAGCCTGCCTCCCGAGCCGGTCGGTGTGCCGTTTGGGAGTGACGCGAGCAAGTTCACGCGCGCGGGCATCCCGAGTATTGTGATGGGTCCGGGCTCCATCGATCAGGCGCATACGGCGGCCGAGTATGTTGCGATGGATCAGGTGGTGCGGGCCGTCAACGTCTATAAGGAAATCATCCGTGGATTCTGA
- a CDS encoding aminotransferase class V-fold PLP-dependent enzyme, with the protein MSCRELFPRAVQGGYLDTAAEGLPAPGVDEAVAEYLREKGRGTPGRLRHFGVETEARGLAAALLGAPVADTVFLPTASDALNILAASLPWQAGDRVVTTDLEFPSNVLPWLALRERGVDVQVVASRGGALQLEDLLAAIDSRTRLVTVSQVSYKTGAWFPHTQALGDAVHAVGGVLCVDATQALARCPVPLAGVDYLMASTFKWLLGLHGAAVTYMSPLLREQFALAGVGWYSVDNAMGAVRTGTYDLKPGAACLVAGMPNFAALYSIAASLKWLLSLDLSVEQKRADQLTRHLRERLSALGLPLLTPEGDETTSGIVSFEHPEGEQVMRQLGEHGVVVWGGDGRVRASVHYYSDESDIQLLVEALQKVLAR; encoded by the coding sequence ATGAGCTGCCGTGAACTGTTTCCACGTGCCGTGCAGGGGGGGTATCTCGATACCGCGGCGGAGGGCTTGCCGGCGCCTGGCGTCGACGAAGCCGTTGCGGAGTATTTGCGGGAGAAGGGAAGAGGGACCCCTGGACGGCTGAGGCATTTCGGGGTCGAGACGGAGGCGCGAGGGCTGGCAGCGGCGCTGCTGGGCGCTCCGGTAGCGGACACCGTCTTTCTGCCTACGGCCTCGGATGCGCTGAATATCCTGGCTGCGTCACTGCCGTGGCAAGCCGGCGACCGCGTGGTGACGACGGACCTCGAGTTCCCCTCCAACGTTTTGCCGTGGCTCGCGCTGCGGGAGCGCGGTGTCGATGTACAAGTGGTGGCCTCACGCGGCGGAGCGTTGCAACTTGAGGACTTGCTCGCGGCGATCGACAGCCGGACCCGACTGGTGACCGTCAGCCAGGTGAGCTACAAGACCGGCGCATGGTTTCCGCACACCCAGGCATTGGGCGATGCTGTCCATGCTGTGGGCGGCGTGTTGTGCGTCGACGCGACACAGGCGCTGGCGCGCTGCCCTGTTCCGCTGGCCGGCGTTGACTACCTGATGGCCAGCACCTTCAAGTGGCTGCTGGGCTTGCACGGCGCGGCCGTGACGTACATGTCCCCCCTGCTTCGTGAGCAGTTCGCCCTGGCGGGTGTCGGCTGGTATTCGGTGGACAATGCCATGGGGGCGGTGCGGACGGGGACGTACGACCTGAAGCCTGGGGCCGCCTGCCTCGTCGCGGGCATGCCCAACTTTGCGGCGCTGTACTCGATCGCTGCGTCCCTGAAATGGCTGCTCAGCCTGGATCTCTCTGTCGAGCAGAAGCGGGCGGACCAGCTCACTCGCCATCTACGGGAGCGCCTTTCCGCGCTCGGCCTGCCGTTGCTGACGCCGGAGGGCGATGAGACCACCTCGGGCATCGTCTCGTTCGAGCATCCAGAGGGTGAACAGGTGATGCGGCAGTTGGGTGAACACGGCGTCGTGGTCTGGGGCGGTGACGGGCGCGTGCGGGCATCGGTTCACTACTACAGCGACGAATCCGACATTCAACTGCTGGTTGAGGCCCTTCAGAAAGTGCTGGCGCGATGA
- a CDS encoding MFS transporter, with protein MKSPPPPSVPSAAVGEQARIPDAPDPGRWRSLAVILAAAFLVGLDFFVVNVSIPSIRASLHATFAEVQLVIASYGLTYAVLLISGGRLGDIYGRKRMFMWGVVAFTLASLLCGLAPSPIFLIAARAIQGVSGAMLFPQVLSIMQITFPQNERAKAFGLFGTVIGTSSFSGNVLGGLLVSADLFGLSWRPIFLINLPIGLLTVLAAARVLKETRSPKARRLDLVGVALMTLALTLLLYPLIQGREAGWPLWAFVCLAAFLPVMAVFVRYEQRVTAGGGSPLVELSLFHDPAFVTGLFSGVCFFSGAAAFFLIFTIFLQNGIGYSPRDAGLTFAWFAIAFLGSSLASVRVQPRLGSRIINLGAALMITGLSSLLWLTASRGPALAGLDLAPILLVYGTGQGFVMPTLISTILINIKGHDAGSASGVLSTVQQVSFATGVAVIGTVFFSALGKSTSVDAFIHALRVAFTVNICLLTVTFLLMLRIPRFPAREIPR; from the coding sequence GTGAAATCTCCGCCCCCGCCGTCCGTTCCCTCCGCTGCTGTCGGCGAGCAGGCCCGCATTCCCGATGCGCCGGATCCGGGCCGCTGGCGATCGCTAGCCGTGATACTCGCCGCCGCATTCCTGGTGGGCCTCGACTTCTTCGTCGTCAACGTCTCGATCCCTTCCATCCGCGCCAGCCTCCACGCCACCTTTGCCGAAGTCCAACTCGTCATCGCGAGCTACGGTCTGACGTATGCAGTGCTCCTGATCTCCGGAGGACGGCTCGGAGACATCTACGGCCGCAAGCGCATGTTCATGTGGGGCGTGGTCGCCTTCACCCTGGCCTCGCTCCTGTGCGGCCTGGCGCCGTCGCCGATCTTTCTGATCGCGGCCCGGGCCATTCAAGGCGTCTCCGGCGCGATGCTCTTCCCGCAAGTCCTGTCCATCATGCAGATCACGTTCCCGCAGAACGAACGCGCCAAAGCCTTCGGCCTGTTCGGAACCGTCATCGGCACCTCCTCGTTCTCAGGCAACGTGCTGGGTGGCCTCCTTGTCAGCGCCGACCTCTTCGGTCTGAGCTGGCGGCCTATCTTTCTCATCAATCTGCCGATCGGTTTGCTGACCGTTCTCGCCGCCGCACGAGTTCTGAAGGAGACGCGCTCGCCGAAAGCGCGACGCCTCGACCTCGTCGGTGTAGCGCTCATGACACTCGCCCTAACTCTGCTCCTCTATCCGCTGATCCAGGGCCGCGAAGCTGGCTGGCCCCTCTGGGCCTTCGTCTGCCTGGCTGCGTTCCTGCCTGTGATGGCCGTCTTCGTCCGATACGAGCAACGGGTCACAGCCGGCGGGGGATCCCCACTGGTGGAGCTCTCCCTCTTTCACGACCCTGCCTTCGTCACCGGCCTGTTCAGCGGCGTCTGCTTCTTCAGCGGTGCCGCCGCCTTCTTCCTCATCTTCACGATCTTCCTGCAGAACGGAATCGGCTACTCCCCACGCGACGCTGGCCTCACCTTCGCCTGGTTCGCCATCGCCTTCCTGGGCAGTTCTCTAGCCTCCGTACGAGTGCAGCCGCGGCTGGGCAGCCGGATCATCAATCTCGGTGCCGCGCTGATGATCACCGGTCTTTCCAGCCTGTTGTGGCTGACGGCATCTCGGGGTCCGGCCCTGGCTGGACTCGATCTCGCCCCCATCCTGCTGGTCTATGGCACCGGTCAGGGTTTCGTCATGCCAACTCTCATCAGCACCATTCTGATCAACATCAAGGGGCACGACGCAGGTTCCGCGTCCGGCGTTCTCAGCACCGTGCAGCAAGTCTCGTTCGCCACCGGAGTGGCGGTAATCGGCACGGTGTTCTTCAGCGCGCTCGGCAAGTCGACGTCCGTGGACGCCTTCATTCACGCCTTGCGCGTGGCCTTCACGGTGAACATCTGCCTGCTGACAGTGACCTTCCTGTTGATGCTCCGAATCCCCCGATTCCCGGCGCGCGAAATACCCCGGTGA
- a CDS encoding sulfotransferase domain-containing protein has product MQVTWPRKTKEMHNQHIDSTVWNDFQFRDDDIIISTYAKSGTTWMQQIVSQMLFGGDTELDTQAMSPWVDFRVPPKEVKLPVLEEQTHRRFVKTHLPVEALVYSPKAKYLYIGRDGRDVLWSLYNHHANGSQVMYDALNKSPGLVGPPLEPPPADIREYWRAWMDRDGFPYWSLWENVRSWWAIRNLPNLLLVHFDALKRNMPGEMRRIAAFLDIPIDESKWDTIVEHCTFEWMKEHGEKVVPMGGAAWVGGVKTFINKGTNGRWRETLTAAESAEYEAKALAELGPECAHWLATGEILESGIAPSTAA; this is encoded by the coding sequence ATGCAAGTAACATGGCCTCGCAAGACCAAGGAGATGCACAACCAGCACATCGATTCCACGGTCTGGAACGACTTTCAGTTTCGGGATGACGACATCATCATTTCGACGTATGCGAAGTCCGGCACGACCTGGATGCAGCAGATTGTTTCGCAGATGCTCTTCGGCGGCGACACGGAACTCGACACCCAGGCAATGTCACCATGGGTGGACTTCCGGGTTCCGCCGAAAGAAGTGAAACTGCCCGTACTGGAGGAGCAGACCCATCGCCGCTTCGTCAAGACACACCTTCCAGTGGAAGCTCTTGTTTATTCGCCCAAGGCCAAGTATCTCTATATTGGCCGGGACGGCCGGGATGTCTTGTGGAGCCTCTACAACCACCACGCGAACGGCAGCCAGGTGATGTACGATGCGCTGAACAAGAGTCCCGGACTGGTGGGCCCGCCGCTGGAGCCCCCTCCGGCCGACATTCGCGAGTACTGGCGTGCGTGGATGGATCGCGACGGTTTCCCCTACTGGTCACTGTGGGAGAACGTTCGCAGTTGGTGGGCGATCCGCAATCTCCCGAATCTCCTGCTTGTCCACTTCGACGCCCTCAAAAGAAACATGCCCGGCGAGATGCGGCGGATCGCTGCGTTTCTCGATATTCCGATAGACGAGTCGAAGTGGGACACGATTGTTGAACACTGCACTTTTGAGTGGATGAAGGAGCACGGCGAGAAAGTTGTGCCGATGGGCGGAGCGGCCTGGGTAGGTGGAGTGAAGACCTTCATCAACAAGGGCACGAATGGGCGGTGGCGAGAGACGCTGACCGCGGCGGAGTCGGCGGAGTACGAAGCGAAGGCGCTGGCCGAGTTGGGCCCGGAGTGCGCTCATTGGCTGGCGACTGGGGAGATTCTGGAGAGCGGAATCGCCCCCAGCACAGCGGCGTAA
- a CDS encoding Gfo/Idh/MocA family oxidoreductase: protein MREFRTGLVGCGLFGESHLSALQAVPGVTVAAVFDLDVARASSLAAKYRIPVVARSLEGLLNAGVDVVHVATPEHCHREPVVAALQAGKDVLVEKPFATSLEHCEVMTEAAQASGRALMVGHLLRFDPRYAVLREETAAGRIGRIVAMSAKRGRMRGGFQMYERTHPALCNCVHDIDILLSLDRSPVVRVRGFEQKIHSTVNPDWVMGVLEFASGAIGRVETNWLLPDAAGIGLDDGLQITGELGSMSLSMQPAGLSVWSEQGYSAPDAGYETRMYGAAHGALLNELLYFYRCLASGQPITAITLEEATNTMRTALALVESAQSGRDVELQSWSPVR, encoded by the coding sequence ATGAGGGAATTTCGAACGGGGCTGGTGGGCTGCGGTCTATTCGGGGAGAGCCATCTCTCGGCGCTGCAGGCCGTGCCGGGTGTGACGGTGGCGGCAGTGTTCGATCTGGACGTCGCGCGTGCGTCGTCGCTGGCCGCGAAGTACCGGATTCCGGTGGTGGCGCGGAGTTTGGAAGGGTTGCTTAACGCTGGTGTGGACGTGGTCCACGTTGCGACTCCGGAGCATTGCCACCGGGAGCCCGTCGTTGCCGCTTTGCAGGCAGGCAAGGACGTCCTGGTCGAAAAGCCGTTCGCCACCTCGCTAGAGCATTGCGAGGTCATGACCGAGGCGGCGCAAGCGTCGGGCCGCGCGCTGATGGTCGGTCATCTGCTGCGCTTCGACCCTCGGTATGCCGTGCTGCGGGAGGAAACCGCGGCAGGGCGGATCGGCCGGATTGTCGCCATGAGCGCCAAGCGAGGCCGGATGCGGGGCGGGTTCCAAATGTACGAGCGCACGCATCCCGCACTTTGTAACTGCGTCCACGATATCGACATTCTGCTGAGCCTCGACCGGTCGCCTGTAGTGCGCGTGCGGGGCTTCGAGCAGAAGATCCACTCCACTGTGAATCCCGACTGGGTGATGGGTGTTCTCGAGTTTGCCAGCGGCGCGATTGGCCGGGTGGAGACCAACTGGCTGTTGCCGGACGCCGCGGGTATAGGTCTGGATGATGGACTCCAGATCACGGGCGAGTTGGGCAGCATGTCGTTGTCGATGCAGCCTGCCGGCCTGAGCGTCTGGTCGGAGCAGGGGTACTCAGCGCCCGATGCGGGTTACGAAACACGTATGTACGGCGCGGCGCACGGCGCGCTGCTGAACGAACTGCTGTACTTTTACCGCTGCCTGGCGAGCGGGCAGCCGATCACGGCCATCACGCTGGAAGAAGCAACGAATACCATGCGCACGGCCCTGGCGCTGGTGGAATCCGCACAATCGGGCCGTGATGTTGAATTGCAGAGCTGGAGCCCTGTCCGGTAA
- a CDS encoding amidohydrolase family protein, whose protein sequence is MIDSHVHVWTDDVDRYPRVWPGTEFTPLHFPPEEFFRHSIPNGVARALLVQMSFYGFDNSYMLDCLRAHPGTFAGIGVVDCSSADVAAAMKGLARHGVRGFRIHTESSPEEWLAAPGMQSMWTCAAEEQLAVCPLVNPDALAALDRMCRQHPETPVVIDHLGRIGVDGQIRENDVRQLCALAKHDQVHVKVSAFYALGRRQPPYHDLMPFVRGVFDAFGPRRLMWGSDCPFQIQDRHTYAASLALLAEGLPFLSSDDKSWMLRRTAEALFF, encoded by the coding sequence ATGATCGACTCACATGTTCACGTGTGGACCGATGATGTAGACCGATACCCGCGTGTTTGGCCCGGTACGGAGTTCACGCCGCTTCACTTTCCGCCGGAAGAATTCTTTCGCCACTCCATTCCCAACGGTGTCGCGCGAGCCCTACTGGTTCAGATGAGCTTCTACGGCTTCGACAACTCGTACATGCTCGATTGCCTGCGGGCCCATCCGGGCACGTTCGCCGGAATCGGAGTGGTGGACTGTAGCTCCGCTGACGTTGCCGCGGCGATGAAGGGACTCGCCAGACATGGCGTCCGTGGCTTCCGCATCCATACTGAGTCCTCACCCGAAGAGTGGTTGGCCGCTCCGGGGATGCAGTCGATGTGGACGTGCGCCGCCGAGGAGCAACTGGCCGTCTGCCCGCTGGTGAACCCGGACGCTCTCGCGGCACTGGACCGCATGTGCCGGCAGCATCCCGAGACGCCCGTTGTCATCGATCATCTGGGGCGAATCGGTGTGGATGGACAGATCCGGGAGAACGACGTGCGGCAGCTCTGCGCGCTGGCAAAACACGACCAAGTCCACGTGAAGGTATCGGCTTTCTACGCACTGGGTCGGCGGCAGCCGCCCTACCACGACCTCATGCCGTTCGTTCGAGGGGTCTTCGACGCCTTCGGGCCGCGGCGCCTGATGTGGGGCAGCGACTGCCCGTTCCAAATCCAGGACCGCCACACTTACGCGGCCTCACTCGCCCTGCTGGCCGAAGGGTTGCCGTTCCTCAGCAGCGATGACAAGTCCTGGATGCTGAGAAGAACAGCAGAGGCGCTGTTCTTCTGA
- a CDS encoding MFS transporter, whose product MPSSPLHSANGILVLLIVSIAINYVDRGALSVAAPLVSSELKLTTSQMGLLFSAFFWSYASCQVVGGWLVDRYPVRWVYAGGFLLWSLATAAVGLVGSLPALLVTRFLLGAGESVAYPACSKFLAREFPEERRGLANAAIDAGTKIGPALSILIGGLVVGRFGWRSLFVIVGLGSLLWLIPWFAWTGRHSRIQSDATVHGPGWLQLLRKRQMWGTSLGMFSLGYAWYFLLSWLPSYLVRERGLSTSDMSFLGSIPFWGMAIAALLGGWTSDSSIRAGGNPSRVRRLYIGGGLLLCGAALLPAALVQNTTVSVALVTLACLCLGLFTSNVWAATQTLAGPEAAGKWTAIQNTIGNLGGVVSPLVTGWIVDATGSFLIAFAVASGILFTGAALYLTMVTSVQPVA is encoded by the coding sequence ATGCCCTCTTCCCCACTCCATTCCGCGAACGGCATTCTTGTCCTCCTCATCGTCTCTATTGCGATCAACTACGTCGATCGAGGCGCGCTCTCCGTCGCCGCGCCGTTGGTCTCCAGCGAGCTGAAGCTAACCACCTCCCAGATGGGCCTGCTGTTCTCTGCCTTCTTCTGGAGCTACGCCAGTTGCCAGGTGGTCGGTGGTTGGCTGGTCGACCGCTATCCGGTCCGCTGGGTGTACGCCGGCGGATTCCTTCTGTGGTCGCTGGCCACTGCGGCCGTTGGTCTGGTGGGCAGCCTCCCCGCCCTGCTGGTCACGCGCTTCCTGCTCGGAGCCGGTGAGAGCGTCGCCTATCCGGCTTGCTCCAAGTTCCTGGCTCGTGAGTTCCCCGAAGAGCGCCGCGGTCTCGCGAATGCCGCGATCGACGCCGGTACAAAGATCGGGCCCGCGCTCAGCATCCTGATCGGCGGGCTGGTGGTGGGCCGGTTCGGATGGCGTTCCCTCTTCGTGATCGTGGGCCTGGGCAGCCTGTTGTGGCTGATCCCCTGGTTCGCCTGGACCGGCCGCCACAGCCGGATCCAATCAGACGCCACGGTGCACGGCCCCGGATGGCTGCAACTGCTGCGGAAGCGCCAGATGTGGGGCACGTCGCTGGGCATGTTCTCGCTCGGGTACGCCTGGTATTTCCTCCTCTCGTGGTTGCCCAGTTACCTGGTGCGGGAGCGCGGCCTCTCGACTTCCGACATGTCCTTCCTCGGCTCCATCCCGTTCTGGGGCATGGCCATTGCCGCGCTTCTCGGCGGCTGGACTTCCGACTCGTCGATCCGCGCCGGTGGCAATCCGAGCCGTGTACGCCGCCTCTATATTGGAGGGGGCTTGCTGCTTTGCGGAGCGGCCTTGCTACCGGCAGCCCTGGTCCAGAACACCACCGTCAGCGTCGCGCTGGTCACACTCGCGTGTCTCTGCCTCGGCCTGTTCACCTCCAATGTCTGGGCCGCCACACAGACTCTCGCCGGACCCGAGGCGGCCGGCAAATGGACCGCTATCCAGAACACCATCGGCAACCTGGGCGGTGTGGTCTCCCCGCTGGTCACGGGCTGGATCGTTGACGCCACGGGTTCGTTCCTCATCGCATTCGCTGTTGCGTCCGGGATCCTCTTTACCGGCGCCGCACTGTACCTGACCATGGTGACCTCGGTTCAGCCGGTAGCATGA
- a CDS encoding L-rhamnose/proton symporter RhaT, translating to MTGWLLVLAAGLCQGGFMAPMKLMRGWKWENGWLVFACTAYLVCPWLFVAMTAPNAWQIYQTAGQSRISLVMAMGLLWGLGALTFGLGVDALGLSIGFAVILGVAATSGTLVPLLILNEAPPRTDVLVLTLISLAVMLAGVAVCSLAGSWRESVEGKPKYAWGVMLCVLSGLLSSCGNIGLVLGKPIIDLAVASGVSPDFAPNVVWSLLTISLFLCNAGYTGFKLSRERSAALFTTAGAARNVLLGISMGVLWMLGFVFYGAGTRQLGSMGPSFGWSVLMGSMVMTANVLGIATGEWKGAPATAVRRLWIGVGLLCLAILGLGIANRMAA from the coding sequence ATGACCGGCTGGCTGCTCGTGCTCGCCGCGGGACTCTGCCAGGGCGGCTTCATGGCGCCCATGAAGTTGATGCGCGGTTGGAAGTGGGAGAACGGGTGGCTCGTCTTCGCGTGCACCGCCTATCTCGTCTGCCCCTGGCTGTTTGTGGCCATGACCGCGCCCAACGCGTGGCAGATCTATCAGACGGCTGGGCAGTCACGGATCAGTCTCGTCATGGCCATGGGCCTTTTGTGGGGCCTCGGCGCGCTGACCTTCGGGCTCGGCGTCGATGCGCTGGGCTTGTCCATCGGCTTTGCGGTCATCCTCGGTGTGGCGGCGACCAGCGGAACCCTGGTGCCGCTGTTGATCCTGAATGAAGCTCCACCACGGACCGATGTGCTGGTGCTGACGCTGATCTCGTTGGCCGTGATGCTGGCCGGTGTAGCGGTCTGCTCGCTGGCGGGCAGTTGGCGCGAATCCGTCGAGGGTAAGCCGAAGTATGCGTGGGGCGTGATGCTGTGCGTCCTCTCGGGGCTTCTCTCCTCCTGCGGTAATATCGGGCTGGTTCTTGGGAAACCCATCATTGATCTCGCGGTGGCCTCGGGTGTCTCGCCCGATTTCGCACCGAATGTGGTGTGGTCGCTGCTGACAATCTCCCTCTTCCTTTGCAATGCCGGCTACACCGGCTTCAAGCTCTCCCGGGAGCGCAGCGCAGCGTTGTTCACGACTGCGGGGGCCGCCCGGAACGTGCTGCTCGGAATCTCCATGGGCGTGTTGTGGATGCTGGGCTTTGTCTTCTACGGAGCAGGCACCCGGCAGTTGGGCAGCATGGGTCCGTCGTTTGGATGGTCCGTCCTGATGGGCTCCATGGTGATGACGGCGAACGTTCTTGGCATCGCGACCGGTGAGTGGAAGGGCGCGCCGGCCACTGCCGTGCGTCGATTGTGGATCGGGGTTGGACTCCTGTGCCTGGCGATTCTGGGCCTTGGGATTGCGAACAGGATGGCTGCATGA
- a CDS encoding MBL fold metallo-hydrolase: MPFPEPARLLVLLGGLVALAAIGPAAERAKVVMLGTGTPIPDPSSSGPCVAVVVNGHSYLFDAGPGVVRRAQAAAEKFGIAALEATNLTHVFFTHLHSDHTLGYPDLLLTPWVVGRRRPLEVFGPKGIAAMTEHLKEAYAADIQVRTEGFEGLSKRNLAVSVHEIEGAGPVYKDENITVRAVAVPHGSWPQAFGYVIDAGGRSIVISGDTAPSASIAEACQQCDVLVHEVYSADRFDLVFGQRRGQYHASFHTSTKQLAELASKAKPKLLVLYHQLYFGPREEVDLEKEIRRTYSGDVVNGKDLTVY; the protein is encoded by the coding sequence ATGCCTTTTCCCGAGCCCGCTCGACTTCTGGTGCTACTGGGGGGACTCGTCGCGTTGGCGGCCATTGGTCCGGCCGCTGAGCGAGCGAAGGTGGTCATGCTGGGTACGGGGACGCCGATTCCCGACCCGTCGAGCTCGGGGCCTTGCGTCGCTGTGGTGGTGAACGGCCACAGCTATCTTTTTGACGCGGGTCCTGGGGTCGTGCGCCGCGCGCAGGCGGCAGCGGAGAAGTTCGGTATCGCGGCTCTGGAGGCGACGAATCTCACGCACGTGTTCTTCACACACCTGCACTCCGATCACACGTTGGGCTATCCCGACCTGCTGCTGACTCCGTGGGTGGTGGGCCGGCGCAGGCCGCTGGAGGTCTTTGGCCCGAAGGGTATCGCGGCCATGACCGAGCATCTGAAAGAGGCCTACGCGGCGGACATCCAAGTGCGGACAGAGGGATTCGAGGGACTGAGCAAGCGCAACCTTGCCGTCAGTGTGCATGAGATCGAGGGCGCCGGCCCTGTGTACAAGGACGAGAACATCACGGTGCGCGCGGTGGCGGTGCCGCATGGTTCCTGGCCCCAGGCGTTCGGCTATGTGATTGATGCAGGGGGGCGCTCGATCGTAATTTCGGGCGACACGGCTCCCAGCGCCAGCATCGCCGAGGCCTGCCAGCAGTGCGATGTCCTGGTGCACGAAGTCTACTCGGCGGACCGCTTTGATCTCGTCTTCGGCCAGCGGCGCGGCCAGTATCACGCGAGCTTTCACACATCCACAAAGCAGTTGGCCGAGCTGGCGTCCAAGGCGAAGCCGAAGCTGCTGGTGCTGTATCATCAGCTCTACTTCGGGCCGCGGGAGGAAGTTGATCTCGAGAAGGAGATCCGGCGGACGTACTCGGGTGATGTCGTGAACGGCAAGGACCTGACTGTCTACTGA